In the Arachis ipaensis cultivar K30076 chromosome B10, Araip1.1, whole genome shotgun sequence genome, one interval contains:
- the LOC110267887 gene encoding protein FAR1-RELATED SEQUENCE 5-like: MQLQFTDEEAVYRFYKTYAMMHGFAVRLDEVRRDSDGSVVSFYEEHSHELVAPLDVSMMPEYRTFSVSDKAQAKNLHDIGIRTCHILGYLAAQKGGYANLPFNQKDMYNLITQYRKEKVKGGDANAAISYLRGKAGNDSYFFGKYTLSNENQLENLFWVDGTSRIDYECFGDVLTFDLTYNRNVYNKPLVIFSGSNHHGQTVVFGCGILVNEDIGSYKWLLETFLEAMGSKHPTAVVTDGDLSMREAIKQVFPSATQRLCAWHLHRNACEKVKNSGFLMDFKQLIYANVSVEEFKVRWEDMVARYNLSSNSWVVQTYEMRNLWALEYLRDQFFGRIRTTSQCEGINSLIKAYVRKKDTLLEFINNMETVVSHYRNNERVAEFNSKYTAPVLVTSLPTLEDFAAKTFTRKMFREVRKEIEGACAMNTELVIQDGGKLYFKCNIFGVPEIHHVVEFDRVRGILRCECVLGAECSRLMDLACKNSSDFVEAMNSVVDTITKLQKRGENPRNANLDDDCVGDPLVVKSKGAPKKNSKFKQQRKCSNCGVTGHYNKSCPNAPGRIPKEPVDDDTETNISSILPKRKRHDSVKNQHKMEKDSNIGGGTAPTSAAKSAFIDQVKTSSLGPNIPVCASTSNEESGMGSIPAGSSVVAPETGMAA; this comes from the exons ATGCAACTTCAGTTTACAGATGAGGAAGCTGTCTATCGATTCTACAAGACTTATGCAATGATGCACGGTTTCGCTGTGAGGTTGGATGAAGTCAGACGCGATAGCGATGGTTCC GTTGTTTCGTTCTACGAAGAGCACTCTCATGAATTAGTTGCTCCACTCGACGTTAGCATGATGCCTGAGTATCGCACATTCAGTGTATCGGATAAAGCTCAAGCGAAGAATTTGCACGACATAGGCATCAGGACCTGTCACATCTTGGGATACTTGGCTGCTCAAAAAGGTGGATATGCAAACTTGCCATTCAACCAAAAAGACATGTACAACCTCATTACTCAATATAGGAAGGAAAAGGTGAAGGGTGGTGATGCAAATGCTGCAATAAGCTATCTGAGAGGTAAAGCTGGGAACGATTCTTATTTCTTTGGCAAGTACACATTAAGTAATGAGAATCAATTGGAAAATTTGTTCTGGGTTGATGGGACTAGCCGCATTGATTATGAGTGCTTTGGGGATGTGTTGACGTTTGATTTGACTTACAATAGGAATGTCTACAATAAACCACTTGTTATATTTTCTGGTAGCAATCATCATGGGCAGACCGTCGTATTCGGTTGTGGTATTCTTGTTAATGAGGATATTGGTTCATACAAGTGGCTCTTGGAAACTTTTTTGGAAGCAATGGGGAGTAAACACCCTACGGCAGTTGTCACCGACGGAGATCTTTCAATGAGAGAAGCAATTAAACAGGTCTTTCCTTCTGCAACACAACGACTATGTGCATGGCACTTACATAGGAATGCATGCGAGAAGGTTAAGAACAGTGGATTTCTAATGGACTTCAAGCAATTGATTTATGCCAATGTGAGTGTTGAAGAGTTTAAGGTCAGGTGGGAAGACATGGTGGCCAGGTATAACTTATCAAGCAACTCTTGGGTCGTCCAAACCTATGAGATGAGGAATCTATGGGCTCTTGAATATTTGAGGGACCAATTTTTTGGGCGAATCAGGACAACATCCCAGTGTGAAGGGATTAACTCTCTAATAAAAGCATATGTGAGAAAGAAAGATACCCTTCTTGAATTCATCAATAACATGGAGACCGTGGTTAGCCATTACAGGAACAATGAAAGAGTCGCAGAGTTCAATAGTAAATATACCGCTCCAGTACTTGTGACTTCTTTGCCGACACTTGAAGATTTTGCTGCAAAGACTTTCACTCGTAAAATGTTCCGGGAGGTCAGGAAGGAAATTGAGGGTGCTTGTGCAATGAATACAGAGTTGGTAATTCAGGATGGTGGAAAACTATACTTCAAGTGTAACATTTTTGGAGTGCCAGAGATTCATCATGTGGTTGAGTTTGACAGAGTTCGGGGGATTCTCCGTTGCGAGT GTGTGTTGGGTGCTGAGTGTTCTAGGTTGATGGATTTGGCCTGTAAGAATTCAAGTGACTTTGTGGAAGCAATGAATAGTGTTGTCGACACAATTACAAAACTCCAAAAGCGAGGTGAAAATCCACGTAACGCTAACTTAGACGATGACTGCGTTGGTGACCCATTGGTGGTGAAGAGTAAGGGAGCTCCCAAGAAAAACTCAAAATTCAAGCAACAGAGAAAGTGTTCAAACTGCGGTGTGACAGGGCACTACAACAAAAGTTGTCCTAATGCTCCTGGTAGAATCCCAAAGGAGCCAGTAGACGATGATACAGAAACGAATATCAGCAGCATCCTCCCTAAG CGCAAAAGACATGACAGTGTGAAAAATCAGCATAAGATGGAAAAAGATAGTAACATTGGTGGTGGAACAGCACCAACCTCAGCAGCTAAGTCGGCTTTTATTGATCAAGTGAAAACATCAAGTCTTGGTCCCAATATCCCGGTTTGTGCGTCTACAAGTAACGAAGAGTCCGGGATGGGTTCCATACCAGCTGGGTCTTCTGTTGTGGCCCCTGAAACTGGAATGGCAGCTTGA